The following proteins are encoded in a genomic region of Corticium candelabrum chromosome 11, ooCorCand1.1, whole genome shotgun sequence:
- the LOC134187202 gene encoding mucin-like protein: MIGLVHSDLTMVMPSTSVTNLQTQSSIQKQYSDTSLDVQPSIPAMSTQTVFPPPAAPIPTLAVTPPSATPTPTQAVPTPSAPVTPTTANFCRQWYSEDGGTFGNLSQWISFLVPCPWTLLHAELDFRFMRVSSSIESGECYIQRFHFQIAIGERVVTPETECCYASRYLHSGVLIRARVYLRYLFNFPYSPFQLRVQPYDWCCRQPHSCLPYLDVQVNSLLSCYWPPRLGSGYGDPHFRTMDGKLFTFNGQGEYIVMKTRDESFVLEGRTEPIGEGNCSATVFTAFAMAQFLPSADFITSDPNSTVLHVQLTTNNRLQVFARHIGDVSFVNITSNFTELSNTSILVLDNVVISQPDCATFIAVFSSDISIRVEAKKALLAVVFAGPKDLIGDTSGLLGVWDEDPNNDLTTRNGTILASTASDERIHFQFGLSWEVQSNESLFYYDSGNSGSGNSGSGLGLANITISEAIPCFVDENNLTSMASSVPSLITTCGGNEQCLFDGVVTGDVEIAFQTLSTQQMNEDNAVTLSNRPPVMNGNDTLFASVYETTVYSFTATDANDNFTVTLQGNLPPTDEFTFSPMGSMYNFTAYTFTWTPTSTQNVSIQFIAVDSVAASTLLHPLVILCACNHKFNATCTDGHPGEDKFLLQNCDCGLGDGGTLCNVDVDIDCFPFYKCTDYPACECSNGTVLRNGTCSALTETPEPVFTTEALTETPETVFTTEDEH, from the exons ATGATTGGTTTGGTGCACAGTGACTTGACCATGGTGATGCCCTCTACATCTGTTACTAACTTACAAACTCAGTCCAGTATCCAAAAGCAGTATTCAGACACAAGCTTAGATGTTCAGCCGTCTATACCTGCAATGTCGACACAAACAGTGTTTCCGCCACCTGCAGCCCCAATTCCAACTCTAGCAGTGACTCCGCCATCCGCAACCCCAACACCAACACAAGCAGTGCCTACGCCATCTGCACCAGTAACACCAACAACTGCAAACTTTTGTCGTCAATGGTACTCTGAAGATGGAGGGACTTTCGGAAATTTATCACAGTGGATATCGTTTTTAGTTCCCTGTCCATGGACATTATTGCACGCTGAGCTTGACTTTCGATTCATGCGTGTATCTTCTTCAATCGAGAGTGGAGAGTGTTACATCCAACGATTTCATTTTCAGATTGCAATTGGAGAGAGGGTTGTGACACCAGAGACTGAGTGCTGTTATGCATCTAGATATTTGCATTCTGGAGTTCTAATTCGAGCCAGAGTGTATTTACGCTATCTATTCAACTTTCCATATAGTCCTTTTCAATTGAGAGTTCAGCCATATGATTGGTGCTGTCGTCAACCTCACAGCTGTCTTCCTTACCTTGATGTGCAAGTTAATTCATTGTTGTCATGCTATTGGCCTCCTCGTCTTG GAAGTGGTTATGGTGATCCTCACTTTCGGACAATGGATGGCAAATTATTCACATTTAATGGACAAGGAGAGTACATAGTCATGAAGACTAGAGATGAGTCATTTGTTCTGGAAGGTCGCACTGAACCCATTGGAGAAGGCAACTGTAGTGCTACCGTATTTACAGCCTTTGCAATGGCTCAGTTCCTTCCCAGTGCCGATTTCATCACAAGTGACCCCAATTCAACTGTACTTCATGTGCAGCTgacgacaaacaacagactacAAGTGTTTGCAAGGCATATTGGAGACGTTTcatttgtcaacattacaaGCAATTTTACTGAGCTGAGCAACACATCTATTCTCGTCTTAGACAACGTTGTCATATCACAACCAGACTGTGCAACATTTATTGCTGTGTTTAGTTCAGATATATCAATAAGAGTGGAGGCAAAGAAGGCACTGTTGGCTGTTGTGTTTGCAGGCCCAAAGGATCTCATCGGTGATACAAGTGGACTCTTGGGAGTGTGGGACGAGGATCCAAATAATGACTTGACAACAAGAAATGGAACTATTTTAGCATCTACTGCTTCAGATGAAAGAATACACTTTCAATTTGGACTTTCAT GGGAAGTGCAGTCAAATGAAAGTTTGTTCTATTATGACAGTGGTAACAGTGGCAGTGGTAACAGTGGCAGTGGTTTAGGACTTGCAAACATTACCATTTCAGAAGCAATTCCTTGTTTTGTTGATGAAAATAATTTAACAAGTATGGCAAGCTCAGTCCCAAGCCTGATCACTACATGTGGTGGAAATGAACAGTGTCTTTTTGATGGTGTTGTGACTGGAGATGTAGAAATTGCCTTTCAGACACTTTCCACTCAACAGATGAATGAAGATAATGCTGTGACATTGA GTAACAGACCACCCGTTATGAATGGCAATGATACTCTTTTTGCTTCTGTTTATGAGACCACAGTTTATTCGTTTACAGCTACTGATGCAAATGATAATTTCACTGTTACTCTTCAAGGAAATCTACCACCAACAGATGAGTTTACATTTTCACCAATGGGTAGCATGTATAACTTTACTGCTTATACCTTTACTTGGACTCCTACGTCTACACAGAATGTAAGCATTCAGTTTATTGCGGTGGATTCTGTAGCAGCATCCACTCTGTTGCATCCTTTGGTTATACTGTGTGCTTGTAATCATAAATTCAATGCAACTTGTACTGATGGACACCCCGGAGAGGACAAATTCTTACTGCAGAATTGTGACTGTGGACTAG GCGATGGTGGCACTTTGTGCAATGTGGATGTTGATATTGACTGTTTCCCATTTTATAAATGTACTGACTATCCAGCATGTGAATGCTCAAATGGGACTGTTCTAAGGAATGGCACGTGTTCAG cacttactgaaacaccagagcctgtgtttacaacagaag cacttactgaaacaccagaaactgtgtttacaacagaag aTGAGCACTAG
- the LOC134187203 gene encoding uncharacterized protein LOC134187203 codes for MDGVDEDFVRKRVEEGNSHAVISEELQTMFPGLRGLSERSVRRFCTDRGISRRCSLTKEELERCVSDAVSEKLQRRSSALEMSTTLNGEQKKTYASATKLELMSSEVSENSSDNEPPSEGAYTAGRSQLLIRPLPWRAIEATKVFEVLDRKYARR; via the exons ATGGACGGAGTTGACGAAGATTTTGTTCGGAAGCGAGTCGAAGAGGGTAATAgtcatgctgtcatcagtGAAGAATTACAGACGATGTTTCCAGGACTTCGGGGACTCAGCGAACGATCTGTTCGACGtttctgtacagacagaggcatAAGTCGACGTTGTTCTCTGACTAAAGAGGAACTAGAACGCTGCGTGTCTGACGCCGTAAGCGAG AAACTGCAGAGAAGATCTTCAGCTTTAGAGATGTCCACAACTTTGAACGGCGAACAAAAGAAGACGTACGCTAGTGCCACGAAACTGGAATTGATGTCGTCAGAAGTCTCTGAAAATAGCAGTGATAACGAGCCACCCTCTGAGGGAGCCTACACTGCTGGACGTTCACAACTCCTGATCCGACCTCTTCCGTGGAGAGCCATTGAAGCAACGAAGGTGTTTGAGGTTTTGGACAGAAAGTACGCCAGAAGGTAG
- the LOC134187054 gene encoding uncharacterized protein LOC134187054, with product MNAFNCSDIKECDEKKDNCEQLCVNTNGSFSCECRDGYRLHSDGHTCRDINECVEDPTTCNIIGQNCANLPGTFNCSCPLGTEVISGACRLADDCASNPCLNDGECRDGLSMFTCLCSSGYTGTVCDKEVNECDSDPCQNNGICMDRFDRYECDCIPGYEGLSCERATNECNSMPCHNGAECRDLHLSYSCQCVLGFTGDLCETKINRCESSPCQHGGTCMDVLAGYTCNCSGGYSGANCEIDINECLINPCLNGGVCSDLVNGFVCTCAGEFSGTLCEREPNVTIPCTSSYLPSDCSNFVECAETAFPCARSYFTKLLLPFCKLQSSTTTTQTWTSAASSCLIKQIQQYLKLNYTSLPSPSECTTFQQFVFRAQESCFNVSLCSTVVNSADANKVSEVFDMYDLLRDKSIEQMLQLIESCAGDTVDALASSLKDRGFYICVEVELSEDVNETDVTLRTRAQLQETITALKGAPSDITSVTTDVCSLLLSSNSRKRRDIDENATVKRIRRNVDNVTDSPSIVYPTTVQLAFKSSGENAASLTALCDSSAEAINATLACSMCGNGVLNVVDENCDDGNSMSGDGCSSECMSESGFDCNTNVAPNICYKKNCGDGVRVTGEDCDNENSPGCSNCLKVQGFTCHTPFYEMSICFNCGNGIVEESEECDNGFSIDIDGCNNTCFVDHLWKCTSVIGKWSVCQHTSVDFNAADNMTLNPPEIHFNTGGVTLFIVNDARQLDIDDFGDTDWERIELVLSVPLSASIFYENVDYSRSQAATQERISFSDYVELDNAIREGSTVNIKLGMRQKTIIRLSKPANLTHVLLSLMYSHAASESVYGEYRYVNVTIVDIFGEAAPTVTVTLRYIGNNEHSPVVNIATNLTELLEGVEEIVVTGGTLTLTDVDNDIFPVKSAFVKILGETETIVYQRLNATVIFPWINVTYDEVKGELHFVGDASEIEYQAMLNSVIYINTFEDIGGLPFDHIVVTFGVSDGANSPGTAVVIIHLINVNNPPVVLISQQLSANISFIEGGDPASLPHDSVRITDSDNSLLSGAIITLLNSQAGDVISVNTNETTIAVNEFTEAGHRYLELNGIARIEMYEEVVSSLTYSFTLPRSSVLKHMVKVITLIVSDGTNNSDVVGINVAITPVNDGPIIHFSPDAEFPLDSDRNYAVGFTEEDKPVNLIPNATTIFDVDSTYAGGATIQLHGIIDKMEERLIIDKLLADIHNISINVSSFHSSFNITLVGIASFEVYRQIILTLQYEDTKVDEPQEGSRIVVIVLKDEQGVAGLPAFVTVTVTRRNDPPELSLGVGFGEEDVIEFSEIEEGDNGAGIHVVSLPHRVAIRDEEENTQQQFIQKMIIQLRATGCGELDAMEYVYLLQCPDTGFLCQFSDDGKSISMSVDQQVMDVVAIRKTFQEVLSSDVFYINLKDEPTLYCVNQTEQNVEFDRYIDVTISDSGSSSLNTTVSIRVLISPINDNAPLLSLAVSDGCEVSLADEDYAALAYGTLVQSIKKRDVPKRRNAANRQAPSVLYVKAVNSPSGSLQSGSSLSISFSHHTNMPCVLRPADLRRVLILNPPFLLDTPHMAFWRDPQTLTIFFLASNDEPLAIADIFVVFNGQKENCDVDSLCEHGVCLAGGWSCSVTGSYGVHQNAPLHHSDTNTVRNHDTVLVSSTKEVKQSQSNDWYLLVVLTCFIIIVPVVIAIGCR from the exons ATGAATGCTTTCAACTGCTctg ATATCAAAGAGTGCGATGAAAAGAAAGACAATTGTGAACAGCTGTGTGTGAACACAAATGGGTCATTTAGCTGTGAATGTCGTGATGGATATAGATTGCATTCTGATGGTCACACATGTAGAG ACATTAACGAGTGTGTAGAGGATCCCACTACATGTAACATTATCGGACAAAATTGTGCTAACTTACCTGGCACTTTTAACTGCTCCTGTCCTTTGGGCACAGAGGTTATCAGTGGTGCCTGCAGAT TGGCTGATGACTGTGCATCCAACCCATGTCTAAATGATGGAGAGTGTCGTGATGGTTTAAgtatgtttacatgtttgtgttcatCAGGCTACACGGGGACTGTTTGTGATAAAG AGGTGAACGAGTGTGACTCAGATCCTTGCCAGAATAATGGTATTTGTATGGACAGATTTGACAGGTATGAATGTGACTGTATCCCTGGTTATGAAGGACTGTCTTGTGAAAGAG CAACAAATGAATGTAACTCGATGCCATGCCACAATGGGGCAGAGTGTCGTGACCTTCATCTGAGTTATAGTTGTCAATGCGTATTAGGATTTACTGGAGATTTATGTGAAACAA AGATTAACAGATGTGAGTCGAGTCCATGCCAACACGGTGGTACTTGTATGGATGTGCTGGCTGGGTATACATGCAACTGTAGTGGAGGTTACAGTGGAGCAAACTGCGAGATAG atatcaatgagtgtTTGATCAATCCATGTCTGAATGGCGGTGTTTGTTCAGATCTTGTCAATGGGTTTGTTTGCACTTGTGCTGGTGAATTCAGTGGAACTTTATGTGAGAGAG AACCGAATGTAACTATTCCTTGTACCAGTAGTTACCTGCCATCAGACTGTAGTAATTTTGTTGAGTGTGCCGAGACTGCCTTTCCTTGCGCTCGATCATACTTCACAAAACTTCTCCTGCCATTTTGTAAGCTACAGAGTAGCACTACGACTACCCAAACTTGGACTTCTGCTGCAAGTTCTTGCTTGATTAAACAAATTCAGCAATATTTGAAACTAAATTATACCAGCTTACCATCACCATCAGAATGCACTACGTTTCAGCAATTTGTTTTTCGTGCTCAAGAATCATGTTTCAATGTGTCTCTGTGCAGCACTGTTGTTAACTCTGCTGATGCTAACAAAGTTTCAGAAGTCTTTGACATGTATGACCTTCTGCGTGACAAAAGCATTGAGCAGATGCTGCAACTCATTGAGTCTTGTGCTGGAGACACTGTTGATGCACTGGCTAGTAGTTTGAAAGATAGAGGGTTCTATATCTGTGTAGAAGTTGAGTTGTCAGAAGATGTCAATGAAACAGATGTTACACTACGCACGCGTGCTCAGCTTCAAGAAACCATCACTGCACTTAAAGGGGCTCCTAGTGACATTACCAGTGTTACTACTGATGTGTGTTCTTTATTGTTATCTTCAAACAGTCGAAAACGTCGTGACATTGATGAGAATGCAACAGTAAAGCGAATTAGACGCAATGTAGACAATGTGACGGACTCACCATCCATTGTATATCCTACAACCGTTCAATTAGCATTTAAGAGCAGTGGAGAAAATGCTGCAAGTTTGACTGCTTTATGTGACAGTTCAGCTGAAGCTATCAATGCAACACTAGCATGCTCTATGTGCGGTAATGGTGTGTTAAATGTGGTTGATGAAAATTGTGATGATGGAAACAGTATGTCTGGTGATGGCTGTTCTAGTGAGTGTATGAGTGAGTCAGGTTTTGACTGCAACACAAATGTGGCACCCAATATTTGTTACAAGAAGAATTGTGGTGATGGTGTTCGTGTGACTGGAGAAGATTGCGACAATGAAAACAGTCCTGGTTGTTCAAACTGCTTGAAAGTTCAAGGCTTTACATGCCATACTCCTTTCTATGAAATGAGTATATGTTTCAATTGTGGTAATGGAATAGTCGAAGAGTCAGAGGAGTGTGACAATGGCTTCAGTATCGACATTGATGGTTGTAACAACACTTGCTTTGTCGATCACTTGTGGAAATGTACTTCTGTGATTGGAAAATGGAGTGTTTGTCAACATACTTCTGTTGACTTTAATGCTGCAGATAACATGACATTGAATCCTCCTGAAATTCATTTTAACACTGGAGGTGTAACGTTGTTTATAGTAAATGATGCTAGGCAGTTGGATATCGATGACTTCGGTGACACG GACTGGGAAAGAATTGaacttgttttgtctgttcCTTTATCTGCCAGCATCTTCTATGAGAAC GTGGACTACTCTCGCAGTCAGGCAGCAACTCAAGAAAGAATATCTTTTTCCGATTATGTGGAGTTGGATAACGCTATTAGAGAGGGCAGCACTGTTAACATTAAGTTGGGAAT GAGGCAGAAAACGATTATACGACTGTCGAAGCCCGCTAATCTAACGCACGTATTGCTATCTTTGATGTATAGTCATGCAGCATCTGAATCAGTATATGGAGAGTACAG ATATGTGAATGTAACAATTGTGGATATTTTTGGCGAAGCAGCCCCTACTGTAACTGTAACTCTCAGATACATTGGCAACAATGAACACTCTCCGGTTGTCAATATTGCAA CAAATTTAACAGAATTACTAGAAGGTGTGGAAGAAATAGTTGTGACTGGTGGAACTTTAACATTGACTGATGTGGACAATGATAT CTTTCCAGTAAAGTCAGCATTTGTAAAGATTTTGGGAGAGACCGAGACTATCGTGTATCAAAGATTGAATGCAACTGTAATCTTTCCATGGATTAACGTAACG TATGATGAAGTGAAAGGAGAGCTGCATTTTGTGGGTGATGCTTCTGAAATAGAATATCAGGCTATGTTGAACTCTGTCATCTATATCAATAC gtTTGAGGATATTGGAGGATTGCCGTTTGACCACATTGTTGTGACGTTTGGTGTTTCTGATGGAGCAAACTCACCAGGCACAGCAGTCgtgat AATTCACTTGATTAATGTGAACAATCCTCCTGTTGTATTAATCAGTCAGCAGTTGTCTGCAaatatttcatttattgaaggGGGTGACCCAGCATCTTTGCCCCACGACTCTGTACGTATCACTGACAGTGACAACAGCCTTCTTTCTGG AGCCATCATTACACTTTTGAACAGCCAGGCAGGTGATGTGATATCGGTTAATACAAATGAGACTACTATTGCTGTCAATGAGTTTACTGAAGCTGGTCATCGTTATTTG GAACTGAATGGTATTGCTCGTATTGAGATGTATGAGGAAGTAGTGTCATCTCTCACTTACTCTTTCACGTTACCAAGATCCAGTGTGTTGAAACACATGGTGAA AGTTATTACATTGATCGTGTCTGATGGAACCAACAATAGTGATGTAGTGGGAATCAAT GTGGCTATCACACCAGTGAATGATGGTCCTATCATACACTTCAGTCCTGATGCCGAGTTTCCGTTGGATTCAGATCGAAATTATGCTGTTGGTTTTACTGAGGAGGACAAACCTGTCAATTTGATTCCAAACGCAACAACAATTTTTGATGTTGATAGCACTTATGCTGGAGGGGCTACCATACAACTGCATGGCATTATTGACAAAATGGAGGAGAGATTGATAATCGATAAGCTGTTAGCTGACATTCACAATATTAGCATCAATGTGTCATCATTTCATTCGTCATTTAACATAACTCTTGTTGGGATTGCCAGCTTTGAAGTTTACAGACAA ATCATTTTGACGCTGCAGTATGAAGACACCAAAGTTGATGAGCCACAAGAAGGTTCAAGaattgttgtgattgtgttgAAAGATGAACAGGGTGTAGCAGGATTGCCTGCTTTTGTTACTGTTACGGTGACAAGACGCAATGATCCTCCAGAGTTGAGTCTTGGTGTTGGCTTTGGCGAAGAAGATGTGATAGAGTTCAGTGAGATAGAGGAAGGAGATAATGGAGCTGGTATTCACGTCGTGAGTTTGCCACATCGTGTTGCCATTAGAGATGAGGAGGAAAACACACAGCAACAGTTTATTCAAAAGATGATTATTCAACTCAG AGCCACGGGTTGTGGAGAGCTTGATGCAATGGAATATGTGTATTTATTGCAGTGTCCAGATACAGGGTTTTTG TGTCAATTTTCTGATGATGGCAAAAGCATCAGTATGTCTGTTGATCAACAGGTGATG GATGTAGTCGCTATCCGAAAGACGTTTCAAGAAGTGTTGAGTTCTGACGTTTTCTACATCAATCTTAAGGATGAGCCAACTTTATATTGTGTGAATCAGACAGAACAGAACGTAGAGTTTGATCGATAT ATTGATGTGACAATCAGTGACAGTGGGTCTTCTTCTCTCAACACCACTGTCAGTATCCGTGTATTGATATCACCCATTAACGACAATGCACCACTTTTGTCTCTTGCTGTATCTGATGGCTGTGAGGTGTCTCTTGCAGATGAAGATTATGCTGCCTTAGCGTATGGTACACTAGTACAGTCAATTAAGAAACGTGACGTACCCAAGAGAAGAAATGCTGCTAACCGACAG GCTCCAAGTGTGCTGTATGTTAAGGCCGTTAACAGTCCCTCAGGCAGCTTACAATCTGGATCATCATTGTCTATTTCATTCTCTCACCATACCAACATGCCTTGCGTATTGAGACCTGCCGATCTCCGTCGAGTTCTCATTTTGAATCCACCTTTTCTTTTGGATACACCACACATGGCGTTTTGGCGAGATCCTCAGACACTGACCattttctttcttgcaagtaaTGATGAACCATTGGCCATTGCtgacatttttgttgtattcAATGGTCAGAAAG AAAACTGTGATGTAGACAGCTTGTGTGAACATGGTGTATGCCTTGCTGGTGGCTGGTCATGTAGCGTCACTGGTTCCTATGGAGTGCACCAAAATGCACCATTGCATCACTCTGATACCAACACAGTCAGGAACCACGACACAGTGCTCGTGTCATCCACTAAGGAAGTAAAACAGTCTCAGTCAAATGATTGGTATCTGCTTGTTGTCTTAACGTGCTTTATCATAATTGTTCCTGTCGTTATTGCTATTGGATGCCGTTAG